The following coding sequences lie in one Acropora palmata chromosome 3, jaAcrPala1.3, whole genome shotgun sequence genomic window:
- the LOC141877633 gene encoding 40S small subunit processome assembly factor 1-like — MAEEMPDEIEDIFRQRKVNKGFLNNKNLTCPAPKVIEFIEPGKEKAQVKVRRIQLKKKSPRKIPEDFDFRAIAREVTEFGMTGFSRSERKKYEDQKALSLGGKVPKGQKMPYPMLMQRIKRRKEQEREQREGENAYNFVAKKTSRRKAAPPRTFKGRWVDNSAKRFDASIGKFKAGVQCLSKDDLGRIKRTKQ, encoded by the exons atggctgaagaAATGCCGGATGAAATAGAGGATATTTTTCGTCAAAGAAAAGTTAACAAAG gttttctGAACAACAAGAACCTCACTTGCCCAGCTCCCAAAGTTATTGAGTTTATTGAACcagggaaagaaaaagctcAAGTGAAG GTCAGAAGGAtacaactaaaaaaaaaatcaccaag aaaaattccagAGGATTTTGATTTTCGTGCAATTGCAAGGGAAGTCACAGAATTTG GGATGACTGGATTCAGTAGATCTGAACGAAAGAAATATGAAGATCAAAAGGCTCTTTCTCTGGGTGGAAAa GTACCAAAAGGACAAAAGATGCCTTATCCCATGTTGATGCAAAggataaaaagaagaaaggaacAAGAAAGAGAGCAACGGGAAGGA GAAAATGCCTATAATTTTGTAGCAAAAAAGACTAGCAGAAGGAAAGCAGCACCACCAAG GACTTTCAAAGGTCGATGGGTGGACAATTCAGCAAAAAGATTTGACGCATCAATTGGAAAATTCAAAGCTGGTGTGCAGTGCCTATCTAAAGATGATCTTGGGAGGATTAAGAGGACAAAGCAGTGA
- the LOC141877632 gene encoding uncharacterized protein LOC141877632, translated as MDKEFDPDTVFAPRLIRMQKGSVGGYGFNLHGERNNIRGQTISAVDDGSVAQIAGLRVGDRVIEVNAVNVELMSHGDVVKRIKVNPSEVTMLVIDPVTEAYLKSRNQPITADMADLNSVYDYPPKEVESAEPTVLKQEESVPEVQDQNSGESEPPPTEEPANGKPENSETITSNNNEEEKPSKEDSGEVANDETTPEEVKQLNDVLDKEDSSPPPEPTPEPTPEPIAEPTTTPMVQTNGSAVPAAAPEPAPIMPTPTRPTSKPLRSTIKQVKTESWDDKYRKFQEL; from the coding sequence ATGGACAAGGAATTTGATCCAGATACAGTGTTTGCTCCACGACTTATTCGAATGCAGAAGGGCAGCGTTGGAGGCTATGGTTTCAATCTTCATGGGGAACGAAATAATATTAGAGGACAAACTATCAGTGCTGTAGATGATGGCAGCGTTGCTCAAATAGCGGGCCTTCGAGTGGGTGATAGAGTAATCGAAGTTAACGCTGTAAATGTGGAGCTCATGTCGCATGGAGATGTTGTGAAACGGATAAAAGTGAACCCGAGCGAAGTTACGATGCTTGTGATCGATCCTGTAACTGAGGCATATTTAAAATCTAGAAATCAGCCCATCACTGCCGATATGGCTGATTTGAACTCAGTGTATGATTATCCACCAAAAGAAGTCGAATCAGCTGAGCCAACAGTTCTTAAGCAAGAGGAATCTGTTCCCGAAGTGCAAGATCAAAACTCCGGCGAAAGCGAGCCACCTCCTACAGAAGAACCAGCCAACGGCAAACCTGAAAATAGTGAAACGATTACTTCGAACAATAACGAAGAAGAAAAGCCGTCAAAAGAGGATAGCGGTGAAGTCGCAAACGATGAGACAACACCAGAGGAAGTTAAGCAGTTGAATGATGTTTTAGACAAGGAAGACTCTTCTCCGCCTCCTGAACCCACACCAGAACCCACACCAGAACCGATCGCAGAACCTACAACAACGCCAATGGTGCAAACAAACGGAAGCGCAGTCCCCGCAGCAGCCCCAGAGCCGGCACCGATAATGCCAACTCCCACTCGACCAACATCGAAGCCGCTGCGAAGTACGATCAAACAGGTAAAGACTGAAAGCTGGGACGACAAGTACAGAAAATTTCAAGAGTTGtaa